Proteins co-encoded in one Halorussus sp. MSC15.2 genomic window:
- the pstB gene encoding phosphate ABC transporter ATP-binding protein PstB → MTETTTTSTSRTDSSTEESPRADDTVSASASSPASASTSTSASASASTTTTGESEERVREAWSDYEFDGAPKLSVEDLDVFYGDDHALEGVSIDVPEDSVTALVGPSGCGKSTFLRCLNRMNDRINSARVEGSVEIDGEEIYQDGVNLVELRKRVGMVFQAPNPFPKSIRDNIAYGPRKHGDIDDGLLDRLLGRADDEKEDELVERSLRQAALWDEVSDRLDDNALGLSGGQQQRLCIARCLAVDPEVILMDEPASALDPIATAKIEDLIDDLSEDYTVVIVTHNMQQAARISDQTAVFLTGGELVEYGETDQIFENPNSQRVEDYITGKFG, encoded by the coding sequence ATGACAGAAACTACCACGACATCCACCTCCCGAACCGACAGCAGTACCGAAGAGTCGCCACGGGCCGACGACACCGTTTCGGCGTCGGCCTCGTCTCCGGCGTCAGCATCAACTTCGACATCGGCGTCAGCGTCCGCTTCGACCACCACGACGGGCGAGTCCGAGGAACGGGTCCGCGAGGCGTGGTCCGACTACGAGTTCGACGGCGCGCCGAAACTCTCGGTCGAGGACCTCGACGTGTTCTACGGCGACGACCACGCGCTCGAAGGCGTCTCCATCGACGTCCCCGAGGACAGCGTCACGGCGCTCGTCGGCCCGTCCGGTTGTGGGAAATCGACGTTCCTGCGGTGTCTGAACCGGATGAACGACCGCATCAACTCGGCGCGAGTCGAGGGGTCGGTCGAAATCGACGGCGAGGAGATTTATCAAGACGGTGTAAACCTCGTGGAACTCCGCAAGCGCGTCGGCATGGTGTTCCAAGCGCCAAACCCCTTCCCGAAGTCCATCCGAGACAACATCGCCTACGGCCCGCGCAAACACGGTGACATCGACGACGGACTGCTCGATAGGCTCCTCGGCCGGGCCGACGACGAGAAGGAAGACGAACTGGTCGAGCGCTCGCTGCGGCAGGCGGCGCTCTGGGACGAGGTCAGCGACCGACTCGACGACAACGCGCTCGGTCTCTCGGGCGGCCAACAACAGCGCCTCTGTATCGCGCGCTGCCTCGCGGTGGACCCGGAAGTCATCCTGATGGACGAACCCGCCTCCGCCTTGGACCCCATCGCCACCGCCAAAATCGAGGACCTCATCGACGACCTCTCGGAGGACTACACGGTCGTCATCGTCACGCACAACATGCAACAGGCCGCCCGCATCTCCGACCAGACCGCCGTCTTCCTCACCGGCGGCGAACTGGTCGAGTACGGCGAGACCGACCAGATATTCGAGAACCCCAACAGCCAGCGCGTCGAGGACTACATCACCGGGAAGTTCGGGTGA
- the pstA gene encoding phosphate ABC transporter permease PstA produces the protein MSSLTQDDRGTLVREGTSALEGVAAAAVGLSALLFALGLTAQFEILAITDSVGGVPMPTVLGALLALLGLSVVGFGVGSRVGAFATDPQADAGLVAATAFAGIWFVVGGLVGSQTLGLGPAGWLAVALLAAGVAFATTVVPREDIGSTLPAGALAILAGLVFLTGTIGPDWSWPLGSLRATLFPAFVVPTVVQFCALVTGWSAAKAYGGFGARGRHVGAHVLLYLNALAIVAVLVGLVAFVTVKGLPGLFEGVTVAFGAGPETTIALFGVSYTIVWPVSWPFLTNGVSLLADVDGVLPAIVGTVWLVVGAVLFAVPLGVGAAIFLSEYADEGRFTEVIEIATNGLWSTPSIVFGLFGYAFLVPRFGGQKSLLSGMLTLGFMLLPLVVITGREAMLSVPDEYRDASAALGVTKWQTIRSVVLPAALPGVVTGVILGVGRIAGETAPILLTMAGGTFVPGSQTADVIGGFEFTATPPFVTNPELLQATSALPYQVYALVTAGVQGPSLDNPDNFAWGLVLVLLAVVLSFYAVGIATRYYFRRKLEQ, from the coding sequence ATGAGTAGCCTCACGCAGGACGACCGCGGTACCCTCGTCCGCGAGGGGACCTCCGCGCTGGAGGGGGTCGCGGCCGCCGCGGTCGGTCTCTCGGCGCTGCTGTTCGCGCTCGGTCTGACGGCGCAGTTCGAGATACTCGCGATAACCGACTCGGTCGGCGGCGTCCCGATGCCGACGGTACTCGGGGCGCTGCTCGCGCTCCTCGGTCTCTCGGTCGTCGGCTTCGGCGTCGGGTCCCGCGTCGGCGCGTTCGCGACGGACCCGCAGGCCGACGCCGGACTGGTCGCGGCGACGGCGTTCGCCGGAATCTGGTTCGTCGTCGGCGGACTGGTCGGTTCCCAGACGCTCGGTCTCGGTCCCGCGGGCTGGCTGGCGGTCGCGCTTCTCGCCGCCGGAGTCGCGTTCGCGACGACGGTGGTTCCGCGCGAGGACATCGGCTCGACGCTCCCGGCGGGCGCGCTGGCGATACTCGCGGGCCTCGTCTTCCTCACTGGGACTATCGGTCCGGACTGGTCGTGGCCGCTGGGGTCGCTCCGAGCGACGCTGTTCCCCGCCTTCGTCGTCCCGACTGTCGTCCAGTTCTGCGCGCTGGTCACCGGTTGGTCGGCCGCGAAAGCGTACGGCGGCTTCGGTGCACGCGGCCGTCACGTCGGCGCTCACGTCCTCCTCTATCTCAACGCGCTCGCCATCGTCGCCGTCCTCGTCGGACTGGTCGCGTTCGTGACGGTCAAAGGGCTGCCGGGGCTGTTCGAAGGCGTCACGGTCGCGTTCGGCGCTGGCCCGGAGACGACGATAGCGCTCTTCGGCGTCAGCTACACCATCGTCTGGCCGGTCTCGTGGCCGTTCCTCACCAACGGGGTCTCGCTGTTGGCCGACGTGGACGGCGTCCTCCCCGCAATCGTCGGTACGGTCTGGTTGGTCGTCGGCGCGGTGCTGTTCGCGGTCCCGCTGGGCGTCGGCGCGGCGATATTCCTGAGCGAGTACGCCGACGAGGGCCGGTTCACCGAGGTCATCGAAATCGCGACGAACGGGCTGTGGAGCACGCCCAGTATCGTCTTCGGACTGTTCGGCTACGCGTTCCTCGTCCCGCGGTTCGGCGGGCAGAAGTCGCTGCTCTCGGGCATGCTCACGCTGGGGTTCATGCTGCTCCCGCTGGTCGTCATCACGGGTCGAGAGGCGATGCTCTCGGTCCCCGACGAGTACCGCGACGCCAGCGCCGCGCTGGGCGTCACCAAGTGGCAGACCATCCGGAGCGTCGTCCTCCCCGCCGCGCTCCCCGGCGTCGTCACGGGCGTCATCCTCGGCGTCGGCCGCATCGCGGGCGAGACCGCACCCATCCTGCTGACGATGGCGGGCGGCACCTTCGTCCCCGGCAGCCAGACCGCCGACGTTATCGGCGGCTTCGAGTTCACCGCGACCCCGCCGTTCGTGACGAACCCGGAACTCCTGCAGGCGACGAGCGCGCTCCCCTATCAGGTGTACGCGCTCGTCACGGCGGGCGTGCAGGGACCGTCGCTCGACAACCCCGACAACTTCGCGTGGGGTCTGGTGCTGGTGTTGCTGGCGGTCGTGCTGTCGTTCTACGCGGTCGGCATCGCCACTCGATACTACTTCCGCAGAAAGCTCGAACAATGA